The Anas platyrhynchos isolate ZD024472 breed Pekin duck chromosome Z, IASCAAS_PekinDuck_T2T, whole genome shotgun sequence genome includes a window with the following:
- the LOC101804092 gene encoding thioredoxin encodes MVKSVGSLSEFETELKSAGDKLVVVDFSATWCGPCKMIKPFFHSLCEKFGDVVFIEIDVDDAQDVATHCEVKCMPTFQFYKNGKMVQEFSGANKEKLEETIKSLV; translated from the exons tcTGAGTTTGAGACAGAACTGAAGTCTGCTGGTGACAAGCTTGTAGTAGTTGACTTCTCGGCCACATGGTGTGGACCATGCAAAATGATCAAGCCATTTTTCCAT AGTTTGTGTGAGAAATTTGGGGATGTGGTGTTCATCGAAATCGACGTGGATGACGCCCAG GATGTTGCTACACACTGTGAGGTGAAGTGCATGCCAACATTCCAGTTCTACAAGAATGGAAAGATG GTGCAGGAATTCTCTGGGGCCAATAAAGAAAAACTGGAAGAGACCATTAAAAGTCTAGTCTAA